A genomic stretch from Ureibacillus composti includes:
- the nrdF gene encoding class 1b ribonucleoside-diphosphate reductase subunit beta, translating into MSNLTYEAVNWNKPTSELAQIFWDQQWKQIWFPEEIAVSKDVKQWQTFEHQDTYKKVFAGLTLLDTVQTNVGMNQIAAFTPDLQEKAVLTVFASFEAIHAKSYSYIFTTLCTNTEIDELFEWVKKNEFLQYKANKIGELYQAIEEGNPESLWKAMFASVMLESFLFYSGFFYPLYLGGQGFLRNSAEVISLILRDESIHGVAVGFFAQNIFKQFSQEKQDELKVWGYELLLDLYQNEMNYTDDVYAETGLSPEVKAYVRYNANKALMNIGFESMFPEEEVNPIVMNGIRNEGSTYDFFSQKGSTYAKAKVAPITDETFQFNR; encoded by the coding sequence ATGTCAAATTTAACCTATGAAGCAGTCAACTGGAATAAACCAACAAGTGAGCTCGCACAAATCTTTTGGGATCAACAATGGAAACAAATTTGGTTTCCTGAAGAAATTGCGGTCAGTAAAGATGTGAAGCAATGGCAAACATTCGAACATCAAGATACATATAAAAAAGTATTTGCTGGACTCACGTTACTCGATACCGTCCAAACAAATGTTGGGATGAACCAAATTGCCGCATTCACACCGGATTTACAAGAAAAGGCTGTACTCACAGTCTTTGCGTCATTTGAAGCGATTCATGCGAAATCCTATTCTTATATATTTACTACGCTATGTACGAATACAGAAATCGATGAGTTATTTGAATGGGTAAAGAAAAATGAATTTCTTCAATATAAAGCCAATAAAATCGGTGAGCTGTATCAGGCCATTGAAGAGGGGAATCCGGAAAGTCTATGGAAAGCGATGTTTGCTTCTGTGATGCTAGAAAGCTTCTTATTCTATAGTGGATTTTTCTATCCGTTATATTTAGGCGGACAAGGCTTCTTGCGTAACAGCGCGGAAGTAATTTCCTTAATTTTGAGAGACGAATCAATCCACGGAGTAGCAGTAGGATTCTTTGCTCAAAACATATTCAAACAGTTTTCGCAGGAAAAGCAAGATGAATTAAAAGTTTGGGGCTATGAATTATTACTAGATTTATATCAAAATGAAATGAACTATACAGATGATGTCTACGCGGAAACTGGATTATCTCCGGAAGTAAAAGCGTATGTCCGCTATAATGCCAACAAAGCATTAATGAACATTGGCTTTGAATCCATGTTTCCAGAAGAAGAAGTAAATCCGATTGTGATGAATGGTATTCGTAATGAAGGTTCAACATACGACTTCTTTTCACAAAAAGGCTCTACCTATGCGAAAGCAAAGGTGGCCCCAATCACTGATGAAACCTTCCAATTTAACCGATAA
- the hpaB gene encoding 4-hydroxyphenylacetate 3-monooxygenase, oxygenase component: MGAINGKEFINRLNQLNNEIWFNGEKIEGPISEHPAFKGILQSKASLYDLQFDPKIKDEMTYVSPESGEPIGLSFLQPKTKEDLKRRRKMIEHWAKQTNGIMGRSPDYLSTVLMSFASTAAFLEGEENCFPNNLRALYERAKANDLSFTHTFITPQVNRSITYIETTKEPIAAKVVDENDEGIVIKGARLLATQGGLTDEVLVFSIGRFLFNEDEAFAFSIPSNTKGLKFICRDTFVGGESTFDHPLSSRYEEMDSIVVFDNVLVPWDRVFFYNNADVAEEFVTKSSFHHFAIHQVLTRQIVKTEFILGLAELLTQTINVNGYQHIQEKISEIIIGLETMKALLEKAENDAALDQYGIMRPSITPLKVASNIYPKLYPRFTEILQIMGASGMTALPTEKAFQSEIRPDLDQYLQAKNTHAEERVKIFRLAWDLTMSAFGTRQTQYERYFFGDPFRLSSELYQGYPKDEYVEGVKEFLNLDGM; this comes from the coding sequence ATGGGAGCAATTAATGGAAAAGAATTCATTAACCGGTTAAATCAACTGAACAATGAAATTTGGTTTAATGGTGAAAAAATTGAAGGTCCCATTTCTGAACATCCAGCATTTAAAGGAATACTGCAATCAAAAGCTTCCCTCTATGATCTGCAGTTTGACCCAAAAATTAAAGATGAGATGACCTATGTCTCCCCTGAATCAGGAGAACCAATTGGGCTTTCGTTTTTACAACCAAAAACGAAAGAAGATTTAAAGAGAAGACGTAAGATGATTGAGCATTGGGCTAAGCAGACGAATGGTATTATGGGGAGAAGTCCAGACTATTTGAGTACAGTACTTATGAGCTTTGCCTCTACAGCAGCTTTCCTTGAGGGAGAAGAAAATTGTTTTCCAAACAACCTACGAGCCCTATATGAAAGAGCAAAGGCAAACGATTTATCCTTCACTCATACTTTTATTACACCACAGGTCAATCGCTCTATTACTTATATTGAAACGACAAAAGAACCAATCGCTGCAAAAGTTGTTGATGAAAATGATGAAGGCATTGTCATAAAAGGTGCTCGCCTACTCGCAACGCAAGGTGGGTTAACCGATGAGGTATTAGTCTTTAGTATCGGTCGTTTCCTCTTTAATGAAGATGAAGCATTTGCTTTTTCCATTCCTTCCAATACAAAGGGGTTAAAATTTATTTGCCGAGATACATTCGTTGGCGGAGAATCGACTTTTGATCATCCTTTAAGTTCACGCTATGAAGAAATGGATTCTATTGTCGTGTTCGATAATGTATTAGTACCTTGGGATCGTGTATTTTTTTACAACAATGCAGATGTTGCTGAGGAATTTGTGACAAAAAGTTCGTTTCATCACTTTGCTATCCACCAAGTATTAACGAGACAAATTGTAAAAACAGAATTTATATTAGGCCTTGCTGAGTTATTGACACAGACGATTAATGTCAATGGCTATCAACATATTCAAGAAAAAATCTCTGAAATTATCATCGGTCTTGAAACAATGAAAGCATTGCTTGAAAAAGCCGAAAACGATGCGGCATTAGATCAATACGGCATTATGCGACCGAGCATAACTCCACTTAAAGTGGCAAGTAATATTTACCCTAAACTATATCCTCGCTTTACAGAAATCCTTCAAATAATGGGGGCGAGTGGCATGACAGCCTTACCAACAGAAAAAGCATTTCAATCTGAAATTCGACCTGATTTGGATCAGTATTTGCAAGCAAAGAATACGCATGCCGAGGAGCGTGTGAAGATTTTCCGCTTAGCATGGGATTTAACGATGAGCGCATTTGGCACAAGACAGACTCAATATGAGCGTTACTTTTTCGGAGACCCTTTTCGCTTGTCCAGCGAGCTTTATCAAGGGTATCCGAAAGATGAATATGTTGAGGGAGTTAAAGAGTTTTTAAATCTTGACGGTATGTAA
- a CDS encoding YjcZ family sporulation protein, translating to MSCENVGGSYDRKDNKMEFVLLVVLFILLIIVGTHFCMKGY from the coding sequence ATGTCATGTGAAAACGTTGGTGGAAGTTACGACCGTAAAGACAATAAAATGGAGTTTGTATTACTAGTAGTATTGTTTATTTTATTAATTATTGTGGGTACTCACTTTTGTATGAAAGGCTACTAA
- a CDS encoding YjcZ family sporulation protein — protein MGYGNVGGAYCGNGGNVGGAYDRCNNSKEFVLLVVLFILLIIVGTAFMKDKY, from the coding sequence ATGGGTTACGGAAACGTAGGTGGTGCATACTGCGGTAATGGTGGAAACGTAGGTGGAGCTTATGACCGTTGTAACAACAGTAAAGAGTTCGTTCTTCTTGTAGTTCTATTCATTCTATTAATTATTGTTGGTACTGCTTTTATGAAAGATAAATACTAA
- a CDS encoding LLM class flavin-dependent oxidoreductase, with product MVKLSILDQSPIASNQTAKDALDESLKLAQFGEALGYTRYWIAEHHDLPGLACSAPEVMIPYIGAHTKKIRIGAGAVLLPHYKPYKVAEVYNMMATLFPGRIDLGIGRSPGGSAEATNALSDNFLQQVFKMPQLVDELLHFLDDDFPTTHEFSKITASPMPKVKPMPWILGTSSKSALLAAQNGLPYAFGLFMSEEDGVAMINQYLDAFQPKKHGQVPEVLLTVPVICAQTTEKAEEVALSSLIWSLQKEKGLGQTVPSIEEAKEYELNEKEHEKLRVMKQRLIKGNPQEVRQSLEQLQKKYQADEIMILTITHYPEDRITSYKLIAEEMLSSN from the coding sequence TTGGTAAAATTAAGTATATTAGATCAATCCCCTATTGCTTCAAATCAAACAGCCAAGGATGCATTAGATGAATCTTTAAAATTAGCGCAATTTGGTGAAGCGTTAGGGTATACACGGTACTGGATTGCGGAGCATCATGATTTGCCTGGACTTGCCTGCTCAGCACCCGAAGTGATGATTCCGTATATCGGGGCACATACGAAGAAGATTCGAATTGGTGCTGGGGCTGTTTTATTACCTCATTATAAGCCGTATAAGGTGGCAGAAGTATACAATATGATGGCAACTTTATTCCCTGGTCGAATTGACCTTGGAATTGGCCGTTCCCCTGGTGGTTCTGCTGAAGCAACCAATGCCTTATCGGATAACTTTCTACAGCAGGTATTTAAAATGCCACAGTTAGTAGATGAACTGCTTCACTTTTTGGATGATGACTTTCCAACCACTCATGAGTTTTCAAAAATCACCGCCTCCCCTATGCCAAAAGTTAAACCAATGCCTTGGATTCTTGGGACAAGTAGTAAGAGTGCTCTACTTGCCGCGCAAAATGGGTTGCCTTATGCCTTTGGGTTGTTCATGAGTGAAGAAGATGGTGTCGCTATGATTAATCAGTATTTAGATGCCTTTCAACCTAAGAAACACGGTCAAGTTCCGGAAGTTTTACTAACTGTTCCCGTGATTTGTGCGCAAACGACGGAAAAAGCAGAAGAAGTTGCACTGAGTTCTCTCATTTGGTCGTTGCAAAAAGAAAAGGGATTGGGACAAACTGTTCCCTCCATTGAGGAAGCTAAAGAATACGAACTGAATGAAAAAGAACATGAGAAATTAAGGGTCATGAAACAAAGGTTAATTAAAGGTAATCCGCAAGAAGTCAGGCAGTCACTTGAACAACTACAAAAGAAATATCAAGCTGATGAAATCATGATCCTTACCATTACACACTATCCAGAGGACCGAATCACATCCTATAAACTGATCGCAGAAGAAATGCTTTCATCCAACTAA
- a CDS encoding DUF3219 family protein, with protein sequence MVKEIVLNDTVIQLENYKEETVNDLRKVVLDFKVTSEDYHDIAVLLYEGTFDVKVPDRNLSFRGTIQQYSTSITNLYDKGEVGDYHVCLLEVKQ encoded by the coding sequence TTGGTTAAAGAAATAGTCTTAAATGATACTGTGATTCAGTTAGAGAATTATAAAGAAGAAACGGTGAACGATTTACGAAAAGTGGTGCTTGATTTTAAAGTAACAAGTGAGGACTATCATGACATTGCCGTTCTTTTATATGAGGGGACGTTCGATGTAAAAGTTCCCGACAGAAACCTTAGCTTCAGAGGAACGATTCAGCAATACTCTACTTCCATTACGAACTTATACGACAAAGGTGAAGTTGGAGATTATCACGTATGCTTACTTGAAGTGAAGCAATAG
- a CDS encoding alpha/beta hydrolase, giving the protein MGYYITVEPGVNIYIEDVNPGGEKTIVFIHGWPLSHKQFEYQFNILPTLGYRCIGIDWRGFGKSDKPFSGYTYNRLAEDLHHIFNALDLSDVTLVGHSTGGGIAIRYMSRYQGQGVSKLVLVSAAAPTGFTPENARQLLQETLSDRPKMMQGVTDQFFFQYITKPFSDWFNQVGFEAASWSTAAVIILLRDEKLHADLQRIQCPTLIIHGLHDKVIPFPQAKEMNMIIRNSQLVPFQYSGHGTFWEEQDKFNQVLHQFISG; this is encoded by the coding sequence ATGGGCTATTATATAACGGTAGAGCCGGGAGTTAATATTTATATTGAAGATGTGAACCCTGGTGGAGAGAAGACAATTGTGTTTATTCATGGTTGGCCGTTAAGTCATAAGCAATTTGAGTATCAGTTTAATATTTTGCCCACATTAGGTTATCGCTGTATTGGAATTGACTGGCGAGGGTTTGGTAAATCAGATAAACCGTTTTCTGGATATACTTACAATCGACTTGCAGAAGATCTCCATCATATTTTCAATGCACTGGATTTAAGTGATGTCACACTAGTCGGCCATTCTACTGGTGGAGGTATTGCTATACGCTATATGTCGCGTTACCAAGGACAGGGAGTTTCTAAATTAGTCCTTGTTTCAGCAGCAGCACCTACTGGCTTCACACCAGAAAACGCAAGGCAACTTTTACAAGAAACGTTAAGTGATCGGCCAAAAATGATGCAAGGTGTTACGGATCAATTCTTCTTCCAATATATCACGAAGCCCTTTTCAGATTGGTTTAACCAAGTAGGTTTCGAAGCTGCAAGTTGGTCAACGGCAGCCGTCATTATTTTACTAAGAGATGAAAAGTTGCATGCGGATCTTCAAAGAATCCAATGTCCAACATTAATTATTCATGGGCTTCATGACAAGGTGATTCCTTTTCCACAGGCGAAAGAAATGAATATGATCATTAGAAATTCCCAACTAGTACCTTTTCAATATAGTGGTCACGGTACTTTCTGGGAAGAGCAAGACAAGTTTAACCAGGTATTACATCAATTTATCTCAGGATAA
- a CDS encoding DUF554 domain-containing protein, which yields MIGTIINTVAIIIGSIVGSVLKKGIKEEYQSALFTAMGFAAVALGINAVVQNMPNSNYPVLFIVSLAIGGLVGTIINIDAKFQQMVSRFSKSDLSKGLSTAILLFCIGTLSILGPVESALNQNHTYLFTNATLDLVTSMALAATYGIGIAFAAVVLFIWQSSIYLSAQYIEPFLTDALMTEVSIVGGILILSSGLSILGIKDSKALNMLPALFVPVLWFIGVALFT from the coding sequence ATGATCGGCACAATAATAAATACCGTAGCCATTATCATTGGCAGTATTGTAGGTAGCGTTTTAAAAAAGGGAATTAAAGAAGAATACCAATCGGCTTTATTTACGGCAATGGGTTTTGCTGCCGTTGCACTAGGCATAAATGCAGTGGTACAAAATATGCCGAATAGTAATTATCCAGTATTATTTATCGTCAGTTTAGCCATTGGAGGATTAGTGGGAACGATCATTAATATTGACGCTAAATTTCAACAGATGGTTAGTCGATTTTCGAAGTCAGATTTAAGTAAAGGCCTATCAACGGCGATTTTACTTTTTTGTATAGGAACATTATCCATTTTAGGCCCTGTAGAAAGTGCATTAAATCAAAACCATACATATTTATTTACAAATGCTACGCTGGATTTGGTAACTTCGATGGCATTAGCCGCAACATACGGTATAGGAATTGCTTTTGCGGCAGTGGTGTTATTTATATGGCAATCGTCCATTTACCTTAGTGCTCAATATATCGAGCCATTTTTAACAGACGCCTTAATGACGGAAGTATCCATCGTTGGTGGGATATTAATCTTAAGCTCAGGCTTATCCATTTTAGGGATAAAAGATAGCAAAGCATTAAATATGCTACCTGCGTTATTTGTACCCGTTCTTTGGTTTATTGGAGTAGCTTTATTTACATAA
- a CDS encoding YfhE family protein — protein sequence MAKPKKPHEQLTTNDNGLTTMQEVTYRKEFKKADNATGNQKRNKK from the coding sequence ATGGCAAAACCAAAAAAGCCACATGAACAACTGACTACAAATGATAATGGGCTAACAACGATGCAAGAAGTCACTTATCGAAAAGAATTTAAAAAGGCAGATAATGCAACAGGCAATCAAAAACGAAATAAAAAGTAA
- a CDS encoding SET domain-containing protein has translation MIEVKMSPISDGEFNRGVFATQDIKKGELFHEAPVIAYPNEQHEHIEKTLLADYAFEYGINHTAILLGYGMLFNHSYKPNATYEINFDNHTFDFFAYTDIKAGDEILINYNGDVDDQELLWFDKEENE, from the coding sequence ATGATTGAAGTAAAAATGTCTCCAATCAGTGATGGAGAATTTAATAGAGGGGTATTTGCAACCCAAGATATCAAAAAGGGGGAGCTTTTCCATGAAGCACCCGTTATTGCATATCCAAACGAGCAACATGAACACATTGAGAAAACCTTACTTGCGGATTATGCTTTTGAGTATGGAATTAACCATACTGCAATCCTTCTAGGGTACGGAATGCTATTTAACCATTCTTATAAACCGAATGCAACTTATGAAATTAATTTTGATAATCACACATTCGATTTCTTTGCTTATACAGATATCAAAGCAGGAGATGAAATCCTCATCAACTATAATGGAGATGTAGATGATCAAGAACTATTGTGGTTTGATAAGGAAGAAAATGAATAA
- a CDS encoding YmaF family protein, translating to MEIPVSGFMFHSDDTDPMHSHQLFLTSWDGRPIPTHIHEFKGVTSFDVGHNHRYAGTTEPAPSGVPHMHRYFTFTSVDDRHRHEIRGVTGPAIPLPNGGHYHEFSGYTTVDGFTPHQHSYGGTTSL from the coding sequence TTGGAAATCCCTGTTTCCGGATTTATGTTTCATTCAGACGATACAGACCCTATGCATTCCCATCAGCTGTTCCTTACATCATGGGATGGTAGACCAATCCCTACCCATATCCATGAATTTAAAGGCGTTACTTCTTTTGACGTAGGTCATAATCACAGATATGCTGGAACGACTGAACCCGCTCCAAGCGGCGTCCCACACATGCACAGATACTTTACTTTCACTTCAGTTGATGATCGACATAGACATGAGATACGTGGAGTTACTGGTCCAGCGATCCCTCTTCCGAACGGAGGCCATTACCACGAATTTAGTGGGTACACGACTGTAGACGGATTCACTCCACATCAACACAGCTATGGTGGAACAACAAGTTTATAA
- a CDS encoding nucleoid-associated protein — MLDVSESKLAQYVFHYVSDSLVFGEEAFSQPEVMLEAAFTQLAFHKIDLEQQYEFFHETDLGLNEVYTYAKSIFDQESSFLEQSKNIAKHLQSSSQHPNIKCGELFIGLFDQCVMSTEVKKVLAIVKIDEKEMFLDVKNDQNHLTVSGIDGINVKKLNNMAVIVDMGSDEPPAVFIKTKKKEDVVYWQERFLKIKVADEHYHKTNLALTEVKKYILKEENFSNTEKLGLLNKTLDYFRNEEEFQVNDYIDSVFQKVESVQKDVIVNTVKPYETVISESAIEKAEKTYKRKIKLDSNIEIQVNVRDIEQVDELIEVGFDETTNRKFYKIYFQEEA, encoded by the coding sequence TTGCTAGATGTTAGTGAAAGTAAATTAGCACAGTATGTTTTTCATTATGTAAGCGATTCGCTAGTTTTTGGTGAAGAGGCTTTCTCTCAGCCAGAGGTTATGCTCGAAGCAGCCTTTACCCAATTAGCGTTCCATAAAATTGATTTAGAGCAGCAATATGAATTCTTCCACGAAACAGATCTTGGCTTAAATGAAGTCTATACATATGCGAAGTCTATTTTTGATCAGGAAAGTAGTTTTCTTGAACAGTCAAAAAATATAGCCAAACACCTACAGAGTTCATCCCAACACCCAAATATTAAATGTGGTGAATTGTTTATTGGCTTATTCGATCAATGTGTCATGTCTACAGAAGTGAAAAAGGTTTTAGCTATCGTTAAAATTGATGAAAAGGAAATGTTCCTAGATGTGAAAAACGACCAAAATCATCTGACGGTAAGTGGGATCGATGGCATTAATGTGAAGAAACTTAATAATATGGCTGTGATCGTAGACATGGGAAGTGACGAGCCCCCTGCTGTTTTTATCAAAACGAAAAAGAAGGAAGATGTCGTTTATTGGCAGGAGCGATTCTTAAAAATTAAAGTGGCAGATGAACATTATCATAAAACGAACTTAGCGTTAACAGAAGTAAAAAAATATATTTTAAAAGAAGAGAATTTTAGTAATACGGAGAAATTAGGATTACTCAATAAAACCCTCGATTATTTCCGTAATGAAGAAGAATTCCAGGTCAATGATTATATCGACTCGGTCTTTCAAAAAGTGGAGTCCGTTCAGAAAGATGTGATCGTCAATACAGTAAAGCCTTACGAAACGGTTATTTCTGAGAGCGCGATTGAAAAAGCAGAAAAAACATATAAACGAAAAATAAAACTCGATTCCAATATTGAAATTCAAGTGAACGTGCGTGATATTGAACAAGTCGATGAACTCATTGAAGTGGGCTTCGATGAAACAACCAACCGAAAGTTCTATAAAATCTACTTCCAAGAAGAAGCTTAA
- a CDS encoding GNAT family N-acetyltransferase — protein sequence MMMIRQVEITDLPTLLEIENAGFTPEEAATEAAFRERIANIPDTFFVAVEDGQVVGLINGPIVNVRYISDDLFETVLPNPPFGGHQTVLGVAVAPEQQGKGIASKLLKHLEDEARKAKRETVTLTCRAELISFYEKLGYKNEGKSNSEHGGIEWYNLVKEL from the coding sequence TTGATGATGATTCGTCAAGTAGAAATTACAGATTTACCCACTTTGCTAGAAATTGAAAATGCCGGGTTTACACCAGAGGAAGCGGCAACAGAGGCTGCTTTTCGAGAACGGATTGCCAATATTCCTGATACGTTTTTCGTTGCTGTTGAAGATGGCCAAGTAGTCGGGCTAATTAACGGACCGATTGTGAATGTTCGATATATTTCGGATGATTTATTTGAAACGGTACTCCCTAATCCCCCATTCGGTGGGCATCAAACAGTTCTAGGTGTAGCTGTGGCACCAGAACAACAAGGTAAAGGTATTGCAAGCAAATTATTGAAGCATTTAGAGGATGAAGCTCGCAAAGCTAAACGCGAAACTGTTACTTTAACATGCCGCGCAGAACTTATTTCATTTTACGAAAAATTGGGCTACAAAAATGAAGGAAAATCTAACTCAGAACACGGTGGCATTGAATGGTATAACTTAGTAAAGGAGCTATAA
- a CDS encoding DUF2071 domain-containing protein, whose amino-acid sequence MEEQMNSSLANNHDHRGPLPKLPWVMKQTWRHTLFAHYPVKREILRKLVPAILPLDTYQDTCWVSVVPYITTSMHLRLLPPIPGTSTFAGFNVRTYVTLNGKPGVYFFSLTAANWLAANSAKTFFQLPYHHMEMKLKKGDEYVTFESRKRDGLQLVCDYKPISEPYFPKKGSFDAWLVERYCFYNVSKIGIPIRCDILHQPWELQKAEAVFHRNTTLSKYEITTENKEPILHYAKEREVSIWPIVPVKNSRG is encoded by the coding sequence ATGGAAGAACAAATGAACTCAAGTTTGGCGAACAACCACGATCATCGAGGTCCATTGCCAAAACTACCCTGGGTCATGAAGCAAACGTGGCGTCATACGTTGTTTGCTCATTATCCTGTGAAACGTGAAATTCTCCGAAAATTAGTCCCAGCTATTTTGCCTTTAGATACGTATCAGGACACGTGCTGGGTGAGCGTCGTTCCTTATATTACTACTTCGATGCATTTACGACTCTTACCGCCAATCCCTGGAACAAGCACATTTGCCGGATTTAATGTTCGTACGTATGTCACATTAAATGGAAAGCCAGGCGTGTATTTTTTTAGTTTGACAGCCGCAAATTGGCTAGCCGCAAACTCAGCAAAAACCTTCTTCCAATTACCATATCATCATATGGAGATGAAATTAAAAAAGGGAGATGAATACGTAACTTTTGAAAGTAGAAAGAGAGATGGCTTACAGTTAGTCTGTGATTATAAGCCAATCTCTGAACCATATTTCCCGAAGAAAGGATCTTTCGATGCTTGGTTAGTTGAACGATATTGTTTTTATAATGTCAGTAAAATTGGCATTCCAATTCGTTGTGATATATTACATCAACCATGGGAATTACAAAAAGCCGAGGCAGTTTTTCATAGAAACACGACACTATCGAAATACGAAATTACAACGGAAAATAAGGAGCCCATCCTGCACTACGCAAAGGAGAGAGAAGTCAGTATCTGGCCAATTGTTCCGGTTAAGAATTCAAGGGGATGA
- a CDS encoding sorbosone dehydrogenase family protein has translation MKKLFLGTMFTMIFIAGCTEQKPIPKNVGHNQLLEVSVVPTEEIEIVATQLSIPWSIEKQGDTFYISERTGSIAKIEKGQVERQRIELTQPLATAAEAGLLGFVLAPDFSQSNQAYAYYTYQNNAEQFNRIVTLKLENDVWREQQVLLDQIPSGRVHHGGRLKMGPDRKLYATVGDAANSALAQDRNSLAGKILRLNLDGTVPNDNPFPNSYVYSYGHRNPQGITWAPDGKFYESEHGNQANDEINEIVAGENYGWPIIEGFQQREGMVTPIFTSGINVTWAPSGMDEHEGRLYVAALRGNAVLEFNLETGQYREIITSLGRIRDIYIEDDSLYFISNNTDGRGEQQQNDDKLYRITLSQLNN, from the coding sequence ATGAAAAAACTGTTTTTAGGAACTATGTTCACAATGATATTCATAGCAGGTTGTACAGAACAAAAACCAATCCCAAAGAATGTAGGCCACAACCAATTATTAGAGGTATCTGTCGTTCCTACAGAAGAGATTGAAATCGTCGCAACACAATTAAGCATTCCGTGGTCTATTGAAAAACAAGGAGATACATTTTATATATCTGAAAGAACGGGAAGCATAGCAAAAATCGAAAAGGGGCAAGTTGAGCGGCAACGTATAGAACTAACTCAACCACTAGCGACAGCAGCAGAAGCGGGTTTACTTGGTTTTGTCCTTGCTCCTGATTTTTCACAGTCCAACCAAGCCTATGCCTATTACACATACCAAAATAATGCCGAACAATTTAATCGGATTGTTACACTGAAATTGGAAAATGACGTTTGGAGGGAACAACAAGTATTACTTGACCAAATCCCGAGTGGTCGTGTCCATCATGGAGGGAGACTTAAAATGGGGCCGGACCGTAAACTTTATGCAACAGTTGGTGATGCTGCAAATTCAGCATTAGCACAAGATCGTAATTCATTAGCCGGGAAAATTTTGAGGTTAAATTTAGACGGAACGGTACCGAATGATAACCCGTTTCCCAACTCCTACGTGTATAGCTATGGTCATCGGAATCCACAAGGAATCACGTGGGCGCCTGATGGAAAGTTCTATGAAAGTGAACATGGAAACCAAGCGAATGATGAAATTAATGAAATTGTAGCAGGCGAAAATTATGGTTGGCCGATTATAGAGGGATTCCAACAGCGTGAAGGCATGGTTACACCTATATTTACTTCAGGTATTAATGTTACTTGGGCACCTTCCGGAATGGATGAACATGAGGGGAGGTTATATGTCGCAGCATTAAGAGGAAATGCAGTTTTGGAATTTAACTTGGAAACAGGGCAATATCGTGAAATCATAACTAGCCTTGGCAGAATTCGGGATATTTACATTGAGGATGACTCGCTTTATTTCATTAGCAATAATACAGATGGCCGCGGCGAACAACAGCAAAATGACGACAAGTTGTATCGAATTACATTATCCCAATTAAATAATTAA
- a CDS encoding zinc ribbon domain-containing protein, which yields MDKGCIKCGSKDAAQKEVAMTGTGLSKIFDLQHNQFIVIYCKNCGYSEFYNKQSSTGSNILDLFFG from the coding sequence TTGGATAAAGGGTGTATTAAATGCGGAAGTAAAGATGCTGCTCAAAAAGAAGTTGCTATGACTGGAACTGGTCTTTCCAAAATATTTGATCTTCAGCACAATCAGTTTATTGTCATTTATTGCAAAAACTGTGGGTACTCAGAGTTTTACAATAAACAGTCGTCCACAGGGTCAAATATTCTTGATTTATTCTTTGGATAA